The following are encoded together in the Coturnix japonica isolate 7356 chromosome 8, Coturnix japonica 2.1, whole genome shotgun sequence genome:
- the DDAH1 gene encoding N(G),N(G)-dimethylarginine dimethylaminohydrolase 1 isoform X3, with product MCQVEAMKRVLESLNLNMVEMVDENATLDGGDVLFTGREFFVGLSKRTNQRGAEILADTFKDYAVSTVPVHDSLHLKSFCSMAGPNLIAIGSSEAAQKALKTMQQMSDHRYDKLTVPDDAAANCIYLNIPSKGHVLLHRAPEEYPESAKVFEKLKDHMLIPIANTELEKVDGALTCCSVLINKTSEL from the exons GTTGAAGCCATGAAGAGAGTACTAGAAAGTCTTAACCTCAACATGGTAGAGATGGTAGATGAAAATGCAACCTTGGATGGTGGAGACGTCTTATTTACAG GCAGAGAATTTTTTGTAGGCCTTTCCAAGCGGACAAATCAACGTGGGGCAGAAATTCTGGCTGACACGTTTAAG GATTATGCTGTCTCCACAGTCCCTGTTCATGATTCTTTGCATCTGAAGAGTTTTTGCAGCATGGCTGGACCAAACCTGATTGCTATTGGGTCAAGTGAAGCTGCACAGAAAGCCCTCAAG ACCATGCAACAGATGAGCGACCACCGCTATGACAAGCTGACAGTGCCTGATGATGCCGCTGCAAACTGCATCTACTTAAACATACCCAGCAAAGGGCACGTCCTGCTGCACCGAGCCCCTGAAGAGTACCCAGAGAGCGCAAAG GtttttgaaaaactgaaggacCACATGCTGATCCCAATAGCCAACACAGAACTGGAGAAAGTAGATGGGGCACTCACCTGTTGCTCTGTGCTTATTAACAAAACTTCAGAATTATGA
- the BCL10 gene encoding B-cell lymphoma/leukemia 10, with product MDGSGPASSAVGRPLTEDEMADVKKEALERMRPYLCDKIIAERHFDYLRSKKILTREDTEEISSRSSSRKKTGKLLDYLAENPKGLDALVESIRRERTQNFLLQKITDIVLKVKNEKLEALKGLSCSTCMTSLYGGTNNLSRSYSDESNFFDKTKDKESTQMHNPEEDYSTAAFMSAVSLHSMNLPVAEMGSAESAVLSVTLPGPGDPGAPPLPPELQSEQQEPCTSSSDNCFLPLRSRSLHPQ from the exons ATGGACGGCTCCGGCCCGGCCTCGAGCGCTGTCGGGCGGCCGTTGACGGAAGACGAGATGGCCGACGTGAAGAAGGAG gctttaGAGAGGATGCGGCCTTACTTGTGTGACAAAATTATAGCTGAGAGACACTTTGATTACCTGCGTTCAAAGAAAATTCTCACTAGAGAAGACACAGAAGAGATCTCTTCTCGATCTTCTAGTAGGAAAAAAACTGGGAAGTTATTGGACTACTTAGCAGAGAATCCAAAGGGACTGGATGCTTTGGTGGAATCCATCAGGCgagaaagaacacaaaacttTCTGTTACAAAAGATAACTGACATAGTGTTGAaagtcaaaaatgaaaaacttgaaGCTCTCAAAG GTCTAAGTTGCAGCACTTGTATGACCTCACTGTATGGGGGAACAAATAATCTTTCTAGATCATATTCTGATGAATCCAATTTTTTTGATAAAACGAAAGACAAAGAATCTACTCAGATGCACAATCCAGAAGAAGATTATAGCACTGCTGCGTTTATGTCTGCTGTCTCTCTTCATTCAATGAATCTACCTGTTGCAGAGATGGGGAGTGCTGAGAGTGCAGTTTTGTCAGTCACCCTTCCAGGCCCTGGAGACCCTGGTGCACCCCCTCTCCCTCCAGAGCTTCAGTCAGAACAGCAGGAACCGTGTACCAGTTCCAGTGACAATTGCTTTTTGCCTTTAAGATCACGTTCTCTTCATCCACAGTGA
- the C8H1orf52 gene encoding UPF0690 protein C1orf52 homolog isoform X2, producing MAAEGEDPLGYFAAYGSSSSDSEPDEASAEERQAGAGTAAGSSPGSRPKLPPPDELFRKVSQPPAFLYNPLNKQIDWESRVLRAPEEPPKEFKAWKTNAVPPPEVYSPPEKKPPPAPAVDMAIKWSNIYEDNGDDAPRPAGRARFLPEEEEEHTVSDDEKDDEPAYTKKRKLDSGEKMKRKKC from the exons ATGGCGGCGGAGGGAGAGGACCCGCTGGGATACTTCGCGGCCTACGGCAGCTCCAGCTCCGACTCGGAGCCCGACGAGGCCTCGGCCGAGGAGCGGCAGGCGGGAGCCGGCACGGCGGCGGGGAGCAGCCCGGGGAGCCGGCCGAAGCTGCCGCCGCCGGACGAGCTGTTCCGGAAGGTGTCCCAGCCGCCCGCCTTCCTCTACAACCCGCTCAACAAGCAGATCGACTGGGAGAGCCGCGTCCTGCGGGCGCCCGAGGAG CCGCCCAAGGAGTTTAAGGCGTGGAAGACGAACGCCGTACCGCCGCCCGAGGTGTACAGCCCGCCCGAGAAGAAACCTCCGCCGGCCCCCGCCGTCGACATGGCCATCAAATGGTCCAACATCTACGAGGACAACGGCGACGACGCGCCGCggcctgcaggcagagccaggTTCCTtcctgaggaggaggaggagcacaCGGTGTCAG atgatgaaaaagaTGATGAACCAGCTTACACTAAGAAACGGAAACTAGACTCTGGggagaagatgaagaggaagaag TGCTGA
- the C8H1orf52 gene encoding UPF0690 protein C1orf52 homolog isoform X1, whose translation MAAEGEDPLGYFAAYGSSSSDSEPDEASAEERQAGAGTAAGSSPGSRPKLPPPDELFRKVSQPPAFLYNPLNKQIDWESRVLRAPEEPPKEFKAWKTNAVPPPEVYSPPEKKPPPAPAVDMAIKWSNIYEDNGDDAPRPAGRARFLPEEEEEHTVSDDEKDDEPAYTKKRKLDSGEKMKRKKYLQK comes from the exons ATGGCGGCGGAGGGAGAGGACCCGCTGGGATACTTCGCGGCCTACGGCAGCTCCAGCTCCGACTCGGAGCCCGACGAGGCCTCGGCCGAGGAGCGGCAGGCGGGAGCCGGCACGGCGGCGGGGAGCAGCCCGGGGAGCCGGCCGAAGCTGCCGCCGCCGGACGAGCTGTTCCGGAAGGTGTCCCAGCCGCCCGCCTTCCTCTACAACCCGCTCAACAAGCAGATCGACTGGGAGAGCCGCGTCCTGCGGGCGCCCGAGGAG CCGCCCAAGGAGTTTAAGGCGTGGAAGACGAACGCCGTACCGCCGCCCGAGGTGTACAGCCCGCCCGAGAAGAAACCTCCGCCGGCCCCCGCCGTCGACATGGCCATCAAATGGTCCAACATCTACGAGGACAACGGCGACGACGCGCCGCggcctgcaggcagagccaggTTCCTtcctgaggaggaggaggagcacaCGGTGTCAG atgatgaaaaagaTGATGAACCAGCTTACACTAAGAAACGGAAACTAGACTCTGGggagaagatgaagaggaagaag TACTTGCAGAAATAA